The proteins below are encoded in one region of Paenibacillus albus:
- a CDS encoding SWIM zinc finger family protein, with amino-acid sequence MMTNLEYTIDDAQWQMLLEQVAKHFDDLTIKRGFQYYKQDRVVGLTMPQADRLKAVVEGGELYSVSLTMPSLEQRSCTCPAGKSCKHMIAALLQYAAIQERSVPAIVNAATAVRAASAAAKASSGGKNAVGAMKAARPSVTAEELEKMAVSEWHQLFARALGPINQHARSMHEAREILAVLHGLKPSLSLLMDQLYELNAHLFALEKLVKPAQEDWRHSGLFMGYHTQLAMDELLEEAMQGFAGGLSITEESELWPRVTETLHYLREQMLKEHKSLNCFSKLYHACWRYWLKPNLSGPRRELIAEELQQLEAAKTEMGSTLSKLPWTFAESLMYLYLGQDEEAWELLRTAGTLLPGQASLLFEALVQEQAWERLASWLVELGPLLGSFRTDELATYGDYWGTVLTHVPDAEPRMWTTLAAMLPYSSTLYEDALVAHGKWREWIDYHMSRGSEPLDFRATMLKPIEKDAPELLLPFYHQAVERYVLLKNRDSYKAAVKLLKRLLKLYRKLKQEPRWEQFISTFAARHNRLRALQEELRKGGLFE; translated from the coding sequence ATGATGACGAATCTTGAGTATACCATTGACGATGCACAGTGGCAGATGCTGCTGGAGCAGGTTGCGAAGCATTTTGACGACCTGACGATAAAACGAGGATTTCAATATTATAAGCAAGACCGCGTTGTTGGCTTAACGATGCCGCAGGCGGATCGACTGAAGGCTGTGGTGGAAGGCGGCGAGCTTTATTCGGTATCGCTTACGATGCCGAGTCTGGAGCAACGCTCCTGCACTTGTCCGGCGGGCAAAAGCTGCAAGCATATGATTGCGGCTTTGCTTCAATATGCCGCGATACAGGAACGGTCCGTTCCTGCTATCGTGAATGCGGCTACGGCTGTTCGCGCAGCTAGTGCGGCTGCCAAGGCAAGCTCCGGAGGGAAGAACGCTGTCGGCGCAATGAAGGCGGCAAGACCATCGGTCACTGCAGAAGAATTGGAAAAGATGGCGGTATCCGAGTGGCATCAGCTGTTTGCTCGCGCGCTTGGGCCAATCAATCAGCATGCGAGGTCGATGCATGAGGCAAGAGAGATTTTGGCCGTGCTCCATGGTCTCAAGCCATCCTTATCCCTGCTTATGGATCAGCTATATGAGCTGAATGCGCATTTGTTTGCGCTGGAGAAGCTGGTCAAACCCGCGCAGGAGGATTGGCGGCACTCGGGACTATTCATGGGCTACCACACTCAGCTTGCGATGGATGAGCTGCTGGAAGAGGCAATGCAAGGCTTCGCCGGGGGGCTGTCTATCACGGAGGAATCGGAGCTGTGGCCTCGCGTGACCGAAACGCTGCACTACTTACGAGAGCAGATGTTGAAGGAGCATAAGAGCTTGAACTGCTTCTCCAAGCTCTATCACGCCTGCTGGCGGTACTGGTTGAAGCCGAATCTGTCAGGACCGAGGCGCGAACTGATTGCGGAAGAATTGCAGCAGCTGGAAGCAGCTAAGACGGAGATGGGCAGCACGCTGTCCAAGCTTCCGTGGACGTTCGCCGAAAGCTTGATGTACTTGTATTTGGGGCAGGATGAGGAAGCGTGGGAGCTTCTTCGAACTGCGGGCACCCTGCTGCCAGGGCAGGCTTCGCTGCTTTTCGAGGCGCTCGTGCAAGAGCAAGCATGGGAGCGGCTGGCAAGCTGGCTCGTGGAGCTCGGTCCGCTGCTCGGCAGCTTCCGCACCGATGAACTCGCAACCTACGGCGATTATTGGGGAACCGTGCTGACGCACGTGCCGGATGCAGAGCCTCGCATGTGGACGACATTAGCGGCGATGCTGCCCTATTCGAGCACGCTCTATGAAGATGCGCTGGTCGCGCACGGCAAGTGGCGTGAATGGATCGACTACCATATGAGCAGAGGCAGTGAACCCCTGGACTTCCGCGCTACGATGCTGAAGCCAATTGAGAAGGATGCACCGGAGCTGCTCCTCCCCTTCTACCATCAGGCCGTGGAACGCTACGTGCTCCTGAAGAACCGCGACAGCTACAAGGCAGCAGTGAAGCTGCTGAAACGGCTGCTCAAGCTATACCGCAAGCTGAAGCAGGAGCCTCGCTGGGAGCAGTTCATTTCAACTTTTGCCGCTCGCCATAACCGCCTTCGGGCATTGCAGGAGGAGCTGCGCAAAGGAGGGCTATTTGAGTGA
- a CDS encoding DMT family transporter, protein MKGETAMGWILLGIAIVLELSGTVSMKLSASFTKLVPSILMFVCYAASFTLINYALGYLQVSVVYAVWSGVGIVLITLAGYFIFNERLPLSSVLWIGVILVGVIGLKVTSNGGG, encoded by the coding sequence ATGAAAGGTGAGACAGCGATGGGCTGGATACTGCTGGGGATTGCAATTGTACTTGAATTGTCCGGTACAGTCTCGATGAAGCTCTCCGCGAGCTTTACGAAATTAGTGCCGTCGATACTTATGTTCGTCTGTTATGCCGCGAGCTTCACACTCATTAACTATGCGCTAGGCTATTTGCAAGTAAGTGTCGTATACGCCGTATGGTCGGGTGTAGGCATCGTGTTGATTACGCTGGCGGGCTATTTTATTTTTAATGAACGTCTTCCGCTTTCTTCGGTTCTGTGGATCGGCGTCATACTGGTCGGAGTTATCGGACTCAAAGTTACAAGCAACGGAGGGGGCTAA
- a CDS encoding metallophosphoesterase family protein, which yields MERRDEKLLLSFQVITDTHIVADMEHEHNRNLDRALKDIAMNAPQSSGIMHAGDVTDNGEQVEYEAFRQIWDSNKAGLPPLFVTSGNHDICDDWERCIPLFMSQTGMTGMYHDHWIDGYHFIFLGTEEGIGLYCTLSNEQLSWLDAKLGEDAAPDKPVFVFLHQPLKDTVAGSLEAQNWYGVTQDEELKAVLAKHPQAIMFTGHTHWELDAPHTYFDGGGTLPAMFNAASVAYLWTDEDEHKDGSQGFYVEVYADRVLVRGRDFERGEWVEGAQFEVR from the coding sequence GTGGAAAGAAGAGATGAGAAGTTGCTGTTATCATTCCAAGTTATAACGGATACGCATATTGTGGCAGACATGGAGCACGAGCATAATCGGAATTTGGATCGTGCGCTGAAGGATATTGCGATGAATGCGCCGCAGAGCAGCGGCATTATGCATGCAGGCGATGTGACGGATAACGGCGAGCAGGTGGAGTATGAGGCGTTTCGACAGATATGGGACAGCAACAAGGCGGGGCTGCCGCCGCTGTTCGTGACGAGCGGCAACCACGACATCTGTGACGATTGGGAGCGGTGCATACCTCTCTTCATGTCGCAGACGGGGATGACGGGGATGTATCACGACCATTGGATAGACGGGTATCATTTTATATTTCTAGGGACTGAAGAGGGCATTGGCCTGTACTGTACGCTCTCGAATGAGCAGCTTTCTTGGCTGGACGCGAAGCTTGGCGAGGATGCCGCGCCTGATAAGCCGGTATTCGTCTTCCTGCATCAACCGCTCAAGGATACGGTGGCGGGATCTCTGGAAGCACAGAATTGGTACGGCGTTACACAGGACGAGGAGCTGAAAGCGGTGCTGGCGAAGCATCCGCAAGCGATCATGTTCACCGGACATACACATTGGGAGCTCGATGCACCGCATACGTATTTCGATGGCGGCGGCACGCTTCCGGCGATGTTCAACGCAGCTTCGGTGGCCTACTTGTGGACGGATGAAGATGAGCATAAGGACGGCAGCCAGGGCTTCTACGTTGAGGTATACGCAGACCGTGTGCTCGTGCGGGGAAGAGATTTCGAACGCGGCGAATGGGTGGAAGGTGCGCAGTTTGAAGTAAGGTGA
- a CDS encoding HAD family hydrolase: protein MVHLNAAGVTYPIKAILFDKDGTLIDFIYTWGKWSEHMLAEFENQLKARELPPISADIASLWGTSHEGDAIVDYDRNGPLAMGTIEDLTAILAWQGYLAGMSWAEAKLAVQQCRQHADQQLEASRASKALPGVIEFLTKCRELGLKLAVVTADETAPAVKHLKWLGLDSYFDAIIGTDRVERGKPFPDMAELACRELDIQPSEAAVIGDTNGDMRMAGFAGAAVAIGIAPEGGAAAASKLPDANAIIVSYEELGLAHGTDER from the coding sequence ATGGTGCATTTAAACGCAGCAGGAGTGACCTATCCCATTAAGGCGATTTTGTTCGATAAGGATGGAACGCTCATCGATTTCATCTATACATGGGGCAAATGGAGCGAGCATATGCTTGCCGAGTTCGAGAATCAGTTGAAGGCGCGGGAGCTGCCGCCGATAAGCGCCGATATCGCATCGCTCTGGGGCACGAGCCACGAGGGTGATGCGATTGTCGATTACGATCGGAACGGCCCGCTCGCGATGGGCACGATTGAGGATTTGACGGCCATTTTGGCATGGCAGGGTTATCTGGCGGGCATGTCTTGGGCGGAGGCGAAGCTCGCCGTGCAGCAGTGCAGACAACATGCGGATCAGCAGCTTGAAGCTTCGCGTGCATCCAAAGCACTGCCTGGCGTCATTGAGTTCCTGACCAAGTGCCGCGAGCTAGGGCTGAAGCTGGCGGTCGTGACCGCAGATGAGACGGCACCGGCAGTGAAGCATCTGAAGTGGCTCGGACTGGACTCGTATTTCGACGCTATCATCGGGACGGATCGGGTGGAGCGGGGCAAGCCATTCCCGGATATGGCAGAGCTCGCTTGCCGCGAGCTGGATATCCAGCCTTCGGAGGCAGCGGTCATCGGCGACACGAATGGCGATATGCGCATGGCTGGTTTTGCGGGGGCGGCGGTTGCAATTGGCATTGCTCCAGAGGGCGGTGCTGCTGCAGCATCGAAGCTTCCTGATGCGAATGCGATTATCGTTTCCTATGAAGAGCTTGGGCTTGCTCATGGCACAGATGAAAGGTGA
- a CDS encoding DEAD/DEAH box helicase, with protein sequence MSSSMDTLNIQVSLTEHGDALIYGTTPSGGHVSGMTVKQRLFAWHEPSFYGTELEIEKVQELELVVLPSEQVIPFFAERHLLTHIEWVWEGDAAKLAELAPLVAASIDARSIVPSFAAFRKGKLAWSWDEGALEATAVTKLRKVLNVRGKSAERAGSGHEDGGSWSDRASSGRDDSGSWSGDETGNGRDNGGSNDDGGFAAGLRAAFSAAVFERHFGSEEAAADLRRDYPLLFAREHGGLAAAGMDARSWLVAIGWKADTAPFRPLLQLLEPNPEGGESGDSEAWRLQLVLQDRHEHSMLAPARLTVAGEALGSWPAPWSAHVHERSAAWLSQLQANLPAARLAGGGSDLLNSPLSDAEAWQFLTEDSQRLLAAGWQVLLPGWWEAASKRKPRLRAKVRSGEEERKGGKGGGGSLFGLDSLIDFDWRIAIGDSDLTEAEFAELVARGERLVRFRGEWVPLDPALIAQIRSAMARVGKKNGLSFQEVLQLHLLSGNNGQWPRKGSGEEKASDENEQSEEELQVEVELNEQLTTLMTQLTQQSEWPAVEVPASLQAELRSYQRDGFAWLAFLRGFGLGACLADDMGLGKTVQFISYLLHVKEQADHGGMRGPALLICPTSVLGNWQKELRKFAPSLRIMLHYGNKRLTGDPFCEASLEADIVLTSFATAALDQETISTFHWSAICLDEAQNIKNAGTKQSVAVRSFRAKHRIALTGTPIENRLSELWSIYDFINPGYLGSSRSFNENFVQAIEREHDEERTQELQKLVKPFMLRRKKKDPSIQLDLPDKNEMKTYIHLTAEQGALYDQTVTQLMEQVAKLEGIERKGAILSALTQLKQLCDHPMLLTKEPIPEVSESGEFEESESLITRSAKLERLLAMVRELREEGERCLIFTQYIGMGQMLQWVLAHELQEKVLYLHGGTSKTGRDRMIEQFQSQTLPAEEQPNVFILSIKAGGVGLNLTAANHVFHFDRWWNPAVENQATDRAYRMGQTRDVQVHKFISLGTLEERIDEMLVSKQQLSDNVITSSEGWITELSTDALKDLFTLRRDFMDS encoded by the coding sequence ATGAGTTCTTCTATGGACACGTTGAATATACAAGTGAGCTTGACTGAGCATGGCGATGCGCTCATCTATGGGACCACCCCTTCAGGCGGGCATGTATCTGGGATGACCGTGAAACAGCGGCTGTTCGCATGGCATGAGCCTTCCTTCTACGGCACTGAGCTGGAGATCGAGAAGGTACAGGAGCTCGAGCTCGTCGTCCTCCCATCCGAGCAGGTCATCCCCTTCTTCGCCGAGAGGCATTTGCTCACACATATCGAATGGGTGTGGGAAGGCGACGCGGCGAAGCTTGCGGAGCTGGCTCCGCTTGTTGCCGCGAGCATCGACGCGCGTTCCATCGTCCCGAGCTTTGCTGCTTTCCGCAAAGGAAAGCTGGCGTGGAGCTGGGACGAAGGAGCGCTTGAAGCCACGGCCGTGACGAAGCTGCGGAAGGTGCTGAATGTGCGCGGCAAGAGCGCAGAGCGGGCTGGCAGCGGACATGAGGATGGCGGGAGCTGGAGCGATCGGGCGAGCAGCGGGCGAGACGATAGTGGAAGCTGGAGTGGCGATGAGACAGGCAACGGGCGAGACAACGGCGGGAGCAATGACGATGGCGGCTTCGCAGCTGGGCTTCGCGCGGCGTTCTCCGCGGCTGTGTTCGAGCGCCATTTTGGCAGCGAGGAAGCGGCGGCGGATCTACGCCGCGATTATCCGCTGCTGTTCGCGCGGGAGCACGGCGGCCTTGCAGCGGCGGGCATGGACGCGCGCTCATGGCTTGTCGCCATCGGCTGGAAGGCGGACACCGCTCCGTTCCGGCCGCTGCTGCAGCTGCTGGAGCCGAACCCCGAAGGGGGCGAGAGTGGCGACAGCGAAGCATGGCGCCTGCAGCTCGTGCTGCAAGATCGGCACGAGCATTCCATGCTTGCGCCGGCGCGGCTGACGGTCGCCGGCGAAGCGCTTGGTTCGTGGCCGGCGCCATGGTCGGCGCACGTGCATGAGCGATCCGCCGCGTGGCTGTCGCAGCTGCAGGCGAATTTGCCTGCTGCGCGACTCGCCGGCGGCGGCAGCGATTTATTGAACAGCCCGCTCAGCGATGCCGAGGCGTGGCAGTTCTTGACCGAGGACAGCCAGCGGCTGCTCGCGGCTGGCTGGCAAGTGCTGCTGCCCGGCTGGTGGGAAGCAGCGAGCAAGCGCAAACCGCGCCTGCGGGCGAAGGTCCGCTCGGGCGAGGAAGAGCGCAAAGGCGGCAAGGGCGGCGGCGGCTCGCTGTTCGGGCTCGATTCGCTCATTGATTTTGACTGGCGCATTGCTATTGGCGATAGCGACCTGACCGAGGCGGAATTCGCCGAGCTCGTCGCCCGCGGCGAGCGGCTCGTCCGGTTCCGCGGTGAATGGGTGCCGCTTGACCCGGCTCTCATTGCACAGATTCGCAGCGCGATGGCGCGAGTCGGCAAGAAGAATGGCTTGTCGTTCCAAGAAGTGCTGCAGCTGCATTTGCTCAGCGGCAACAATGGCCAATGGCCGCGGAAAGGCAGTGGCGAAGAAAAGGCTTCGGATGAGAATGAGCAATCCGAGGAGGAGCTTCAGGTTGAAGTCGAGCTGAACGAGCAGTTGACGACGCTCATGACACAGCTGACGCAGCAGTCCGAGTGGCCTGCGGTAGAAGTGCCTGCCAGTCTGCAAGCTGAGCTGCGCAGCTATCAGCGGGACGGCTTTGCATGGCTTGCTTTTTTGCGCGGCTTCGGGCTTGGTGCTTGCCTCGCCGATGATATGGGCCTTGGCAAAACCGTTCAGTTCATTTCTTATTTGCTCCACGTGAAGGAGCAAGCGGATCACGGAGGCATGCGCGGTCCTGCCCTGCTCATCTGTCCGACTTCCGTCCTTGGCAACTGGCAGAAGGAGCTGCGCAAGTTTGCGCCATCGCTGCGCATCATGCTGCATTACGGCAACAAGAGGCTCACTGGCGATCCGTTCTGCGAAGCTTCGCTTGAGGCCGACATCGTGCTTACCTCCTTCGCGACAGCCGCGCTCGATCAAGAGACGATCAGCACCTTCCACTGGTCGGCGATCTGCCTGGATGAAGCGCAGAATATTAAGAATGCGGGAACGAAGCAGTCTGTAGCGGTGCGCAGCTTCCGTGCCAAACACCGCATTGCGCTGACAGGTACGCCGATCGAGAACAGGCTGTCCGAGCTGTGGTCCATCTATGATTTTATCAATCCGGGGTATCTGGGCAGCTCGCGCAGCTTCAATGAAAACTTCGTGCAAGCGATAGAACGGGAACACGACGAAGAGCGAACGCAGGAGCTGCAAAAGCTCGTGAAGCCATTCATGCTGCGCCGCAAGAAGAAAGACCCCTCGATTCAGCTCGACCTGCCGGATAAGAATGAGATGAAAACCTACATCCATCTCACCGCCGAGCAAGGAGCGCTCTACGATCAGACCGTCACTCAGCTCATGGAGCAAGTGGCGAAGCTGGAGGGCATTGAGCGCAAAGGGGCGATTCTCTCGGCGCTGACGCAGCTGAAGCAGCTGTGCGATCATCCGATGCTGCTGACGAAGGAGCCGATTCCCGAGGTTAGCGAGAGCGGCGAATTCGAAGAGAGTGAATCGCTCATCACCCGCTCCGCGAAGCTGGAGAGGCTGCTCGCGATGGTGAGGGAGCTGCGGGAGGAAGGCGAGCGGTGTTTGATTTTCACACAGTACATTGGCATGGGCCAGATGCTGCAGTGGGTGCTCGCGCATGAGCTTCAGGAGAAGGTGCTCTACTTGCACGGCGGCACATCGAAGACAGGTCGCGACCGGATGATCGAGCAGTTTCAATCGCAGACGCTGCCTGCGGAAGAACAGCCGAACGTCTTCATTCTGTCCATCAAGGCGGGCGGTGTCGGGCTCAATCTGACGGCGGCGAACCATGTGTTCCATTTTGACCGTTGGTGGAATCCGGCTGTTGAGAATCAGGCGACAGACCGCGCGTACCGGATGGGCCAGACCCGCGATGTGCAGGTGCATAAGTTCATCTCGCTCGGCACGCTGGAGGAGCGGATTGATGAGATGCTGGTGAGCAAGCAGCAGCTGAGCGACAACGTCATCACAAGCTCCGAAGGCTGGATTACCGAGCTGTCGACCGATGCGCTGAAGGACTTGTTCACGCTGCGGCGTGATTTTATGGATAGTTGA